Sequence from the Thermocoleostomius sinensis A174 genome:
AACTCTGCGTCGATGCAGTTGTGTTCTTAGAGACTTTACAAAATTTTTATAAACAGTCGATCGTGCTGCTAATGGAGTGGTAGCGTGAACCAAAACGTTGTACCTTCCCCAACCTGACTACGAACGCCGATTGCACCTCCATGCGCCTCAATAATTTGCCGACATAGATAAAGCCCTAAGCCCAACCCAACAGATTTTGGTTTTTGACTACCGCGAAAATAGGGATCGAACAATCGATCGCACTGCTCGGGTGGAATCCCAACCCCATTGTCCGTCACCGTGCAATACAGAGCATTATCGATTGGTTTGGCATTCAGAATCAGTGTTAAACTCGGTGGGTTATGTTTCAGAGCATTGGCAATTAAGTTTTGATAGACCCGGATTAGTTGCAAGGAATCGCCCTCAATAAGCGGTAAATCAGGGGCAATATCAGACTGTAAAACAGCCTGATCTCGCTCTAAGATCGGTTGTAGATCTGCCGTGGCGTCCTCGACCAACTCATGCAGGGCGATCGGTTGGCGATGTAGCACAATGCCCCAAGTTTCGGTGGCATGAGTATCAATCAGGGAGTTAATCAGATCAAGCTGTCGTTGATTTCCCTCAATCATGCGTTCTAGCACGCGCCGCGACAATTTCACTTCGTCCCCTGGTTGCTGGCTTAACCCGTCCAACACGATCGACGTACCAATGACCGGATTTCTCAAATCATGGGACACGGCATGAAGAAACAAATTCAACTGTTTGCGCAGTTCGGCTTCAAGGGTGGCTAATTGATGATTTTTTTGTTCTAACCCGTGGGAATATTCTTCCAATTGCCGATGCGACTGTTTCAACTCTTCCCGCATATCGTTGAATGCCCGCGACAAAATGCCTAACTCGCCCGATCGCTGAATGGTAATGGGGCGATCCCAATCTCCTTTTGCCAACGCAGCCGATGCCCGGCTTAATTGCATGATCGGTTTAGTAATCCAATGGGCTGTGGCAATGCCAAATGCGATCGCCGTTCCCAATGCAACGGCACACAGCAGTAATGTGAGGCGAGTATTGGCATGAATTTGTTCCATGAAGTCGGCTTCGGGAATCACGACCACCACAAGCCAATCAATGCCACGTGGATCTTGAAACGGCATAACCTGGAGAAACTGTTGCTGTCCGTCTGCGGTTGCAAACTCCAGTTTGGCTTGATTAAGCCGAGCAAAGCTACCAAATTCTTGCTGTAAATGCTGAGCCGTGGCGCGAACTAATGGATCTTGACTTTCTACAGCTAGCAAGCGCTCTGCCTTCCCTTTTCCCAGGGAACGAAACGGAAATTCATTCGTAGAGGCGGCAATGAGGCTGCCATCTCGCTCAATGATAAAAGTCTCACCAGTTTTACCGATTTTCAGTGAATTCAGGAAATCGCGAATTGCCAACAGTGATAAGTCAGACCCAAGCACCCCGATCGCCTCTCCTCGCTGATTGTAGATTGGTTGATTCAAGGAAATAATCAATCGTTGGGGCGTAATGGCAGCAAATGGACGAGACCAGTTCGGACGATTCAATCGGAGCGTGTCTTGCCACCAAGGGCGCTGACGATGATCGTAAGTGGGGGTCGCTTCAGTGGTGCTGCGGTTGCCCTGCTGATCGATCGTCCATTGCAAAATGCCTGTTCCGCCTTTGTTCCACACATTGAATGTAAACGCCTGACGATCAAAGGTAATCACCTCGACATAATCAGGAGCATCGGTCGTGATTGCAATGCTGGTCAACTCATCAAATTGACGAATTTGTTTCAGTAAGTAATGATCAAGCTGGCTCAGGTCCGAAATATCTAGCAGCCCTTGCTCAATCAAGTTGGCATTTGTTTGGTTAACTTGGGCAGGTACCTCTAAATAACTGCGTAACCGCCCTTCAATTCGATTGGTAATTTCTCGCCGCAGTTCGTCTGCGACCTGATTAACAGCAATCTGACCATTGCGTAAAGACAAATACCCAGTTAACCCAACTGCCGTAACAATCTGTAAAACAAATGGAACAATCAGCACCGCCCGGAGGGGAACCTTGCTAGAGAGTTTCGTTAAAACGTAACGCAGGGGCATGGGTTAACGAACGTGAGAGAGGCGGATCGGATGCGTCTATCCCATACAACCATAAACTTAATTTATCGACTATAAACTTATTGATACAATTTCTCCTGAATTCAGTTTGATGCCATCGCTGGGGTTGTTTGCAGATATATTGAAGTGGGTTTCGGTTCGGCTTTCAATCTCAAGCAATCGAGTTACCTGCCCGATGAACGGAGAGAAGCCTGTGCCAACTAAACGACCACCTGAGCAAGCTAAAGTTTGGCGCGATCCCGTTTTAGGCAACACAGAAATGCTACGGGCTACCTATGTCACCCATTGTTTCACCCGGCATACACACGATGGCTATGCGATCGGGGTGATTGAGTCGGGGGTGGAAGCGTTTGCCTATCGTGGAACCAATTACCAAGCCCCAGCGGGCAGCATCGTTGTGGTGCACCCTGGAGAAGTGCATACCGGACAGGCAGGAATTCCGTCGGGCTGGTCTTACCGCATGTTATATCCTGATGTGGAGTTGGTACAAGCTGCCCTGAGCCAACTGACGGACACGTCAGGCGGCATTCCCTTTTTTGCGCATCCTGTTCTGCACGATCGTCCTTTAGCGGCTCAATTGCGACAGTTGCACATGGCGATCGAGGCAGCACATTCTGAATTAGAGCGAGAATCCCGCTTTTTGTGGACACTCGCCCAACTTATTTACCGTCATGCCGAAATTCGGACAGCAGATATTTCTTTGGGTTGCGAACATGCTGCCGTTGCTCAAGTGCGTACTTATTTGCAAACTCACTATGCTCAATCCATCTCCCTGGAACAACTGGCGCAATTGGCTAATCTAAAACCTTTACGATTGTTGCGCGTTTTTCGTCAGGAAACAGGATTGCCGCCCCACACTTACTTGTTGCAAGTACGGGTAGCCCGCGCCAAAGACCTGCTGGCGGCTGGAGTACCGATCGCCCAAGTAGCGTATGACACAGGTTTTACCGATCAAAGTCATCTCAATCGCCACTTTAAACGATTCGTGGGTGCAACGCCAGGACAATATGTGCTCGGCTGTTTTAAGGAATAGGATTATACTATTTTGTTACCGCTGGGATGATTTCAGCATGACTTATCCTGAACTCAGACAATGGCTTGCATAAAATCCAGTAGTCAAATGGAGCGGTCCCAACCTTTTTGACTGCCATATTTTCTACTGCAACATTTGAAAAAATGTCCAAGACATTTGCACAAGCCTTCTCTATGCTGAGACGTAGGGTTCACTCACCATCACTTCAACCGATCGATGTACCGCACCTCTTCAGAACTGTCCTCACCTACGGCCGAATTTTGGGCTGGCTGTCGTGCTATTTTTCCCCTCGTCGTTGGCGCAATTCCCTTTGGCATTATTTTTGGTACGCTGGCCGCCAGCAGCGGTCTATCGTTTGCCGCCACGCTAGCAATGTCGGCTTTCGTGTTTGCCGGATCATCTCAGTTCATCGCGATCGGACTAGTGGTGGCCGGAACGGCGCTTCCACTGATTATTGCTACAACATTTGTGGTGAATCTACGTCATTTGTTATATGCCATTAGTACCGTGCCCTATGTGCGCCATTTATCTCATGTTTGGAAACTGCCGTTGGGGTTTTGGCTCACCGACGAAGCCTTCGTCGTTGCCATTGCTCGCTATAGTCAGCCCGATCAATCACCCCACAAGCACTGGTATCACTTGGGCGCTTCCCTATTTATGTATCTCAACTGGCAGCTTTGCACCCTTGCCGGACTGACAATTGGACATTTAATTCCCAATGCCACTCAGTGGGGGTTAGATTTTGCCATGTCTGTCACTTTCATCGGTATGGTAATTCCCTACCTCATGAATCAACCCATGGTTGTGGCGGTTCTAGTAGCTGGCATAACGGCACTGTTGGCGCACGGGCTACCGCATCAATTGGGATTAATGGTGGCAACGGTAGCAGGCATTGTGATGGGTGCGCTGTGCGAACAGTGGCAAAAGGGAGGTGGGGAATAGGGAGTCGGGAGTGGGGAACAGGCTAAGTTCTTTAAATCGCCAATAATCACCAATCACCGATTACCGATTACCGATTACCAATGACCAATCACCGATCACTGTAAGCTGCCAATGGCTCTTTGATGAACCGAATATACAAGTGCTTGAAGGTAGATTTGATCACGCGGGGAGCGCCAAAGTCGATCGGAGCCATGCGGGTGGGCAGCTTCCAATCAGGGATTTGCAGGGATGCAGGGGTGCAAAGCGGAAAGTCAATATCGGCTAATTTGGGACATAGCCCTAATTGTTGCGCAGCGGCGATCGTTGGAATTCGGCTCGGTTCTACATTCAGTACCTCAACTATGGCGCGATCGAGGGCAAACACATCGGTGGAGGCACCCAAAATGCCCAAGAACCGAGGGTTACCACCACTGGGACCGTTACCTTCATGCCCGATAATGCCATCGAGAATCGTCAGGTTTGGGGCGATCGTCCGGGCGGTTTCTACCAGCATCTTGCCAAAGCGATCGCTATCTTTGCCAGCTTCCATATGCCACCACGCCTTCATCTTGCCGGGAACGCAGCCAAATAGGTTTTTCACGCCCAGCGTTAAGGTTAATTGCATATGCGATTTCACCTTGGGCAAATTGATCACCACATCGGCGTCCATCGCTTCTTTTGACAGCAGCAGGTGATTAAATTCTGCTCCAATGGTTTGATAGCGCTTGCCTTGAAAATCAACAATAGGCAGTTTCAGTTCGTCGAGGATGGGGCGATAACCGTTGGCAATGGCCACTCCCTTGGCACTACCAAATGCTGGACTGTCGCCCAAGAAGGGATTGCCACCCGCATCACGTACCATCTGCGCCACCACGTAAACCAACTCCCAGCGAGTGGTGCATTCTTTGCCGGGACGCGCCCCTGTCAGCAGGTTAGGCTTTAGCAACACTCGATCGCCCGCTTTCACAATCGCCCTCATGCCACCCAACGGCTCCAATAGTGTCTCTAGACTCGATCGCAAGTATTGCGGCTCATAGGACGTAGCTTGCAGCAGGCTAACCGTCGGCATAGGTAGTTCCTCAAACGTGCGAGTGCTAGTTGCTAGTTTAGAAGGTAATCTTTAAGAATTCAATTTACGCTACCGCCTACATTGCTTTTGCTTTGCGAGCCTTTCTAATCGTACTGACGATTTGTGCGGTGTACCAGCCAGTAGCTAATAGACAACGCAAAGATGGCGATCGCCAAGGCCGCCAATTCTAGCCCCCCGGCTTTAGCGAAATCAAAAATAATAATTTTACGGGCTACAGCAATCAATGACGTAGCAATCACCAATTCTACTTGAATGACATGCCGTTTTAGATACGCCATGATATTTTCTAAAACTTCGATCGCAATCAAAACATTCAAAAACAATCCAAAAATTTCAATCAACGTAACGCTAAAAAAGCCAAGAGGTTCAGAGATAATTTCTCCTAATAGGAAAGCACAAAGATCAATAACTGAAACAATAATCACTCCAATCATGGCGATCGATAAGAGCTTGGCAATCATTACCACAAAATGATCGAGTGCAGCCACAAAATTATTGTCATTTGTTGCATGTTTCACGCGTCTGAATAACCTTTGCCAAGCATTCATAAGAATTTGTTGAAAACAGTTGTCTGGGTGAACTTCGTCTAGAATTAAATTAAGCTGAGAACTGCAATTTGTACAGAGTAGAGATAGGGTTTCTGATGCCTTAATCTTGATCATCTGATTCTAGAGCGCTGGATCGATAGCAAGAATTTGAATGAGCGACTCAGTCGATCGAAACCCAATACAACATGAAATCAATTCAACGAGATTCTGAGGTTCCATGAATCGACATCAGATTAAGCAAAAAGCTTTGGAATTGGGCTTCCATAAGGTGGGAATTGCTAGGGTTAGAGAGTGGGAGCCGGTAAGTAAGGAGGGGGTGGAGAATCAGGGGGTTGAGGGTGGAGATTGGATAGAAGAAGATGCGGCTGCCTCCAAGCGGTTAAACTCTAGAAAGCAATCCTCATCAACGTTGGTTGCGGCTCTTCAAGCTTGGCTGAGTCAAGGGTATCACGCAGATATGGCTTGGATGGAGAACCCCAAGCGCCAGGATATTCGATCGCTGATGCCATCGGTGCAGTCGGTGATCTGCGTCGCCCTCAATTACTACACCCCGCACGATCGTCCGTCAGGGGAC
This genomic interval carries:
- a CDS encoding sensor histidine kinase, with amino-acid sequence MPLRYVLTKLSSKVPLRAVLIVPFVLQIVTAVGLTGYLSLRNGQIAVNQVADELRREITNRIEGRLRSYLEVPAQVNQTNANLIEQGLLDISDLSQLDHYLLKQIRQFDELTSIAITTDAPDYVEVITFDRQAFTFNVWNKGGTGILQWTIDQQGNRSTTEATPTYDHRQRPWWQDTLRLNRPNWSRPFAAITPQRLIISLNQPIYNQRGEAIGVLGSDLSLLAIRDFLNSLKIGKTGETFIIERDGSLIAASTNEFPFRSLGKGKAERLLAVESQDPLVRATAQHLQQEFGSFARLNQAKLEFATADGQQQFLQVMPFQDPRGIDWLVVVVIPEADFMEQIHANTRLTLLLCAVALGTAIAFGIATAHWITKPIMQLSRASAALAKGDWDRPITIQRSGELGILSRAFNDMREELKQSHRQLEEYSHGLEQKNHQLATLEAELRKQLNLFLHAVSHDLRNPVIGTSIVLDGLSQQPGDEVKLSRRVLERMIEGNQRQLDLINSLIDTHATETWGIVLHRQPIALHELVEDATADLQPILERDQAVLQSDIAPDLPLIEGDSLQLIRVYQNLIANALKHNPPSLTLILNAKPIDNALYCTVTDNGVGIPPEQCDRLFDPYFRGSQKPKSVGLGLGLYLCRQIIEAHGGAIGVRSQVGEGTTFWFTLPLH
- a CDS encoding AraC family transcriptional regulator, producing MPTKRPPEQAKVWRDPVLGNTEMLRATYVTHCFTRHTHDGYAIGVIESGVEAFAYRGTNYQAPAGSIVVVHPGEVHTGQAGIPSGWSYRMLYPDVELVQAALSQLTDTSGGIPFFAHPVLHDRPLAAQLRQLHMAIEAAHSELERESRFLWTLAQLIYRHAEIRTADISLGCEHAAVAQVRTYLQTHYAQSISLEQLAQLANLKPLRLLRVFRQETGLPPHTYLLQVRVARAKDLLAAGVPIAQVAYDTGFTDQSHLNRHFKRFVGATPGQYVLGCFKE
- a CDS encoding AzlC family ABC transporter permease, which codes for MYRTSSELSSPTAEFWAGCRAIFPLVVGAIPFGIIFGTLAASSGLSFAATLAMSAFVFAGSSQFIAIGLVVAGTALPLIIATTFVVNLRHLLYAISTVPYVRHLSHVWKLPLGFWLTDEAFVVAIARYSQPDQSPHKHWYHLGASLFMYLNWQLCTLAGLTIGHLIPNATQWGLDFAMSVTFIGMVIPYLMNQPMVVAVLVAGITALLAHGLPHQLGLMVATVAGIVMGALCEQWQKGGGE
- a CDS encoding DUF362 domain-containing protein, whose amino-acid sequence is MPTVSLLQATSYEPQYLRSSLETLLEPLGGMRAIVKAGDRVLLKPNLLTGARPGKECTTRWELVYVVAQMVRDAGGNPFLGDSPAFGSAKGVAIANGYRPILDELKLPIVDFQGKRYQTIGAEFNHLLLSKEAMDADVVINLPKVKSHMQLTLTLGVKNLFGCVPGKMKAWWHMEAGKDSDRFGKMLVETARTIAPNLTILDGIIGHEGNGPSGGNPRFLGILGASTDVFALDRAIVEVLNVEPSRIPTIAAAQQLGLCPKLADIDFPLCTPASLQIPDWKLPTRMAPIDFGAPRVIKSTFKHLYIRFIKEPLAAYSDR
- a CDS encoding phosphate-starvation-inducible PsiE family protein, coding for MKHATNDNNFVAALDHFVVMIAKLLSIAMIGVIIVSVIDLCAFLLGEIISEPLGFFSVTLIEIFGLFLNVLIAIEVLENIMAYLKRHVIQVELVIATSLIAVARKIIIFDFAKAGGLELAALAIAIFALSISYWLVHRTNRQYD